The stretch of DNA ACCTGGGGTAGGCATGCCGGAAATTATGTTACCGTTGTGGTCAAAGTTGTTTTGGAATCTGATCATATACAGCGCGGCTATGTCGAATCTGCCATGTTGCCCGGTCGCGTGATGAAGAGGGCGATACTCGAATGGAAAAAATGAGGATAACCGACTATCACTATTATCCTGACAGTGATGAACTTGATCTTGTCATTAATGTGGATAAGCCACAATCGGCAATTTCGGTCTATGTGGACGATGACTTTTATTTGCGTGTTGACCCGGACACACATCACGTCGTCGGTGCGATGATTTTGAATGCGAGTGAGCTATTCGAAGACCTCGCGCGAGCTTTTGCGCTAAAAGAGTTGGATGATTCCAATGTACGTTTTTTCTTTGAACGGAAGATTGAAGCATCCGCGCTCGAACATGCTTGACGTATGCCGCTATTGAAAAGCGATGCCGCAAGTCGCCGACTACCACGTCGAGCTTGCGGCATTTTCTTTGTTCGACCAAGCACCCACGCGACTATTTTCGCGCGTACTGTTTCTTGCCGTCCTCGTACGCGTCGCCGCCGAAAATATCGTTAACGACGATGACCGGGAAATCTTCGACTTGCAACTCTTGCAATGCCTCCGCACCCAGTTCTTCGTACGCGATGACCTTGGCTTTTTTGATGCGTTGCGAGATCAGCGCCGCCGCGCCGCCCGTCGCGGCAAAGTACACCGATTTGTACTTCTTCATCGCGTCCTTGACCGGCGCAAGACGCAGACCTTTGCCGATCATCCCCTTCAAGCCGATTTCCATCAAGCGCGGCGCGTAACGATCCATGCGCCCGCTCGTCGTCGGTCCCGCCGAGCCGATGACCTGACCGGGTTTCGTCGGCGAGGGACCCATGTAGTAAACGATCTGTCCGGTAAAATCCACCGGCAATTTTTCGCCGCGATCCAGTGTTTCGACCAGGCGTTTGTGCGCGGCATCGCGCGCGACGTAAATCGTGCCGGTGATTTCGACGTTATCGCCCGCGTGTAGTTTTTCCAGAATTTCATCCGTGAGTGGAGTGGTTAGTTTCATCAGTTGCTCCTTGAGGAGCAGTGTTCAGTGTTCAGTGTTCAGTATTCAGTGAGCGACTGAATACTGACTACTGGATACTGAATACTGTTCACTGGTTTAGGATTGCGTTACAAATCGCGTCGCCACACTCGATGGTGTTCGCGGGTCCGCCGAGATCGGGCGTGAGCGCCTCGCAGTCTTGTGTAACCGAAATGATGCCTTGCATCACGCGGTCGCTCGCGCTTTTCTCGCCGAGCCAGTCGAGCATCATCGCGCCTGCCCAGATTGTGGCGATCGGATTCGAAATCTTTTTGCCGTAAATGTCCGGCGCGCTGCCGTGCACCGGTTCGAACATCGAAGGATACTTGCGTTCGGGATTCAGGTTCGCGCTCGGCGGCGTGCCGAGACTGCCCTGGATCGCGCCGCCGAGGTCGGTGAGGATGTCGGCGAACAAGTTCGATGCGACGACGACATCGAGCGTTTGCGGATTCGTGACGAACCGCGCGCACATCGAATCAATGTGCCATTTGTCCGTCTTGATGTCTGGATATTCCGGCGCGAGTTTCGCGAACACCTCGTCCCAAAACACCATCGAATACTGGCACGCGTTCGATTTTGTCACGCTCGTCAGTTTCTTTTTTGATGTCGTGCGCGCGAGTTCAAAACCGAATCGCATCACGCGTTCAACCGCGTGGCGCGTAAACACGCTCGTTTGAATCGCGACCTCGTGTTCGGTGTCAATGTGCACGCGCCCGCCTGCCCCAGAGTACTCGCCTTCCGAATTCTCGCGCACGCAGACAAAGTTGATGTCATCCGGTCCTTTGCCCTTGAGCGGTCCCGATAATCCGGGCAAGAGTCGAATCGGACGCAAGTTGATGTATTGCTGGAAACTCTTGCGAATTGGCAGGAGTAAGCCCCAGAGCGTCACATTGTCCGGCGCAAGCGTCGGCATCCCGACCGCGCCGAGATAAATCGCGTCGAACTTTTCCAGAATCTTCAATCCGTCCGCCGGCATCATCTTGCCGGTCTTGAGATAGAACTCGGTGCCCCAAGGCAATTCTTCAAAGCGCATTTCGAATCCGCCGACGACCTGGGACGCGGCGCGCATTGCTTTGACGCCCTCGGGCATCACTTCCATTCCGACCCCGTCACCGGGAATAACGGCGATGTTGTATGTTTTCATGGTTGTTTAGTGTGTTAGTGCGATAGTGCGATAGTGCGATAGTGCAAGCATAGTTTTTCAACTAACGCACTATTGCACTATCAAACTATTGCACTCGCTACTAGAGCACTGCTTCCTTGTATCGCGCGCTGTGGCACTGCACGTTCACGCCAACCGGCATACTGGCAATGTGACACGGCGAGACGAGCACGTTGACCGCGAGACTCGTCACGCGACCGCCCAAGCCCATCGGACCGATACCGAGATTGTTGATTTTTTCGAGCAATTCTTTTTCCAGTCCGGCGGTTTCTTCATCCGGGTTGTGTTCGCCGACCGGACGCAAGAGCGATTTTTTCGCGAGCCACATCGCTTGGTCGGCGCTGCCGCCGATGCCGACGCCGATAATCGTCGGCGGGCACGGGTTCGACCCAGCTTTGTCAATCGTGTTGACGACGAAATCGAGCACGCCTTGACGACCATCGGCTGGTTTCAACATTCCGAGTGCGGACATATTTTCGCAGCCGCCGCCTTTGGGCATGATCGTGATATGCACCTTGTCGCCTGGCACGACTTCGGTATGAATCATCGCGGGCGTATTGTCCCTGGTGTTCTTGCGCGCGCTGAATGGCATCCCAACCATAGACTTGCGCAGAAATCCATCCGTGTACCCTTTCTTGACGCCATCGTGAATCGCTTGAACCAACTCGCCGCCGACGATGTGAACTTCCTGACCTAGTTCGACGACGATGACCGCGACGCCGGTGTCCTGGCACAGCGGGAACGTGCCTTGCTTGGCAATCTCGACATTCTTGAGCAATTGATCCAGGACTTCTTTGCCTTGCGGCGATTCCTCGATTTCGTATCGAGCTTTTTTCAACGCGGCGACCACATCATCGCCGAGATAATGGTTCGCCTCAACAGCGAGGCGCGCCAACGTTTCCGTGATTTGGCTGGCTTGTATTTCGCGCATATTCACCTCACTCCTCAACTGGGCATCCCAGTTCGAATTTCACTTTCTGAACTTGAGCGTGATCGTGCACGCTTCCGCCGGTTTCAACCCGGCTGAAACCGAAAATTCTTTTTGCAGAATCGTTCCCAGTGCGCCGATCATCACACCGCCCCAGGGACATGCGGTGCCATCGAATTGATATTTGCCGACGCGCTTCGGGCAGATACCACACTGCGCGACCTGGATTGCTACGATATCCGGGTTTTCGCTTACCGTGACCGCGCCGGCAAGTCCGTTTTCTTCGAAAAATTTCGCCAACGCACCAGCCGAGTTGAGTGTTTTGCCCTGGCTCTTGGCGTACGCCAGAATTTCGCGCCCGACGTACTCGCCTGCCATATTTGCGATGGCTTGCGCGCCGCCCTTGCCCATCACACTGTACGTGCCCACCATATAACCGATAAACACCGCATTCAACAAACTGGCTGGTCCTTTTTCGCGCGCATTGGGTAGCATGGGATCAGACATCGTGAGCCGCCTTTTTTACAAAAAGAGGGCGGGGGTTGCCCGCCCTCGTGATTCAATTTTACAACTTTTACGCGGCGGCGGCAAGTGGTTGCGCCACCGTCAATTCTGCCGGTTTCGGTCTCGGTAATAGTCCCGCGCGTTCCACGATGAGCGGCACGGCTTCTTCCCATTCGATGGACATGATGTGCACACCCGCGATGCCGGGAATCTCGCGCATCTGTTGAATGATTTCGACGCAGACGTTGATGCCTTCGTCCTTCCACTTTTCCTTCGGCGTCTTTTCCATCCGCTCGACCCACTGTGGCGACACTTCCATGCCCGCGACGGAATCGCGCATATAGCGCGCCATGCCGGGCGATTTCAGCGGACCGACGCCGGCGAGGATGTACATGCGTTCGTGCAAACCCAGGTCAACGACTTTAGCCATAAATTCTTTGAAACGATCCACGTTGAAAATCATTTGCGTCTGAATGAACTGCGCGCCCGCGTCCGCTTTTTTCTTCAAGCGGAAGGGACGAAATTCGTACGGCGGCGCGAACGGATTTTCGACCCCGCCGACGAAAAAGCGCGGCGCGGGTTTGATATCTTCGCCGTTCTGGAATTTGCCTGCATCCATCCCACGCACCATCGCGATCAAGTTGATCGAGTCGAGGTCGTACACTTTTTTCGCTTCGGGATGATTGCCCCAACGCATGTGATCGCCGCTCAAGCACAACACGTTTCGCACGCCGAGCGCGTACGCGCCGAGCAAATCGCTTTGCATCGCAATGCGATTGCGGTCGCGGCACGTCATTTGGATGATCGGCTCGAAACCATCTTGTATCGTCATCACCGCCGCGCCGATAGACGACATACGTACGATAGCGGTTTGGTTGTCGGTGATGTTCGCGCCGTCCGAGACATCGCGCAAAAGTTTGGCTTTCTTGTGAACGATCGCGGCGTCCGCGTTTTTCGGTGGACCGAGTTCGGACGTCACTGCGAATTTGCCGGCGCGCAGAATTTTCTCTAGATTGCTGGCTGGCTCGCGTATCTCCATGATCTTCCTCTCAAAATTTTATCCGCGAATTACGCGAATTTCCGCGAAGGATTTCTTAATTCGCGTGATTCGCGTGATTCGCGGATAAAAGAATTTTAC from Chloroflexota bacterium encodes:
- a CDS encoding Fe-S-containing hydro-lyase produces the protein MKLTTPLTDEILEKLHAGDNVEITGTIYVARDAAHKRLVETLDRGEKLPVDFTGQIVYYMGPSPTKPGQVIGSAGPTTSGRMDRYAPRLMEIGLKGMIGKGLRLAPVKDAMKKYKSVYFAATGGAAALISQRIKKAKVIAYEELGAEALQELQVEDFPVIVVNDIFGGDAYEDGKKQYARK
- a CDS encoding tartrate dehydrogenase; amino-acid sequence: MKTYNIAVIPGDGVGMEVMPEGVKAMRAASQVVGGFEMRFEELPWGTEFYLKTGKMMPADGLKILEKFDAIYLGAVGMPTLAPDNVTLWGLLLPIRKSFQQYINLRPIRLLPGLSGPLKGKGPDDINFVCVRENSEGEYSGAGGRVHIDTEHEVAIQTSVFTRHAVERVMRFGFELARTTSKKKLTSVTKSNACQYSMVFWDEVFAKLAPEYPDIKTDKWHIDSMCARFVTNPQTLDVVVASNLFADILTDLGGAIQGSLGTPPSANLNPERKYPSMFEPVHGSAPDIYGKKISNPIATIWAGAMMLDWLGEKSASDRVMQGIISVTQDCEALTPDLGGPANTIECGDAICNAILNQ
- a CDS encoding fumarate hydratase, whose protein sequence is MREIQASQITETLARLAVEANHYLGDDVVAALKKARYEIEESPQGKEVLDQLLKNVEIAKQGTFPLCQDTGVAVIVVELGQEVHIVGGELVQAIHDGVKKGYTDGFLRKSMVGMPFSARKNTRDNTPAMIHTEVVPGDKVHITIMPKGGGCENMSALGMLKPADGRQGVLDFVVNTIDKAGSNPCPPTIIGVGIGGSADQAMWLAKKSLLRPVGEHNPDEETAGLEKELLEKINNLGIGPMGLGGRVTSLAVNVLVSPCHIASMPVGVNVQCHSARYKEAVL
- a CDS encoding methylenetetrahydrofolate reductase, which encodes MEIREPASNLEKILRAGKFAVTSELGPPKNADAAIVHKKAKLLRDVSDGANITDNQTAIVRMSSIGAAVMTIQDGFEPIIQMTCRDRNRIAMQSDLLGAYALGVRNVLCLSGDHMRWGNHPEAKKVYDLDSINLIAMVRGMDAGKFQNGEDIKPAPRFFVGGVENPFAPPYEFRPFRLKKKADAGAQFIQTQMIFNVDRFKEFMAKVVDLGLHERMYILAGVGPLKSPGMARYMRDSVAGMEVSPQWVERMEKTPKEKWKDEGINVCVEIIQQMREIPGIAGVHIMSIEWEEAVPLIVERAGLLPRPKPAELTVAQPLAAAA